In Chryseobacterium gotjawalense, the following are encoded in one genomic region:
- the hemN gene encoding oxygen-independent coproporphyrinogen III oxidase, which produces MNSLIDKYNIPGPRYTSYPTVPFWDDASFTSDLWQQSVLRTFNETNDSEGISIYIHLPFCEQLCTFCACHKRITKQHSVETPYLETVLKEWDLYVKLFGRTPKIKELHLGGGTPTFFSPENLRILLEGIFAKAEIAEHPEFSFEGHPNNTTREHLQTLYDLGFRRASFGVQDYDLQVQKAINRIQPFENVKKVTEMAREIGYKGVSHDLVFGLPFHTWEKMEYTIRKTLELKPDRLAFYSYAHVPWIKGVGQRGFDENDLPSGEEKRKLYTNGKKLLEELGYIEVGMDHFALEHDDLYQSMVSGDIHRNFMGYSSSKTQLMIGLGMSAISDSWYAFAQNNKSVEEYQKIVEEGIIPVVKGHVLNQEDLIIRKHILNLMCRLETSWDLQTAFPEIENALEALKEMETDGLVEIADNTIKITEKGRAFTRNVAMTFDLRMMRNKPETRIFSMTI; this is translated from the coding sequence ATGAATTCTTTAATCGATAAATATAATATTCCCGGACCGCGTTATACTTCTTATCCAACCGTTCCTTTTTGGGATGACGCCAGTTTTACCAGCGATCTTTGGCAGCAGTCTGTCTTGAGAACTTTTAATGAAACCAATGATTCCGAAGGGATCTCCATTTATATTCACTTGCCGTTTTGTGAGCAGTTGTGTACGTTTTGTGCCTGTCACAAAAGAATTACCAAGCAACATTCTGTAGAAACTCCGTATCTGGAAACGGTTCTGAAAGAGTGGGATTTATATGTGAAATTATTTGGCCGAACTCCCAAAATCAAAGAACTCCATTTAGGTGGCGGAACACCCACTTTCTTTTCTCCAGAAAATTTAAGAATTCTATTGGAAGGGATTTTTGCCAAAGCAGAAATCGCCGAGCATCCGGAATTCTCTTTTGAAGGACATCCGAATAATACGACCAGAGAGCATTTGCAGACTTTATATGATTTAGGTTTCCGAAGAGCCAGTTTCGGGGTGCAGGATTATGATCTTCAGGTTCAGAAAGCGATCAACAGAATTCAGCCTTTTGAAAATGTAAAAAAGGTGACCGAAATGGCGCGTGAAATCGGTTACAAAGGCGTTTCTCACGATTTGGTGTTTGGTTTGCCATTTCACACTTGGGAAAAAATGGAATATACAATTCGCAAAACTTTGGAATTAAAACCGGACCGCTTAGCATTTTATTCTTACGCCCATGTTCCCTGGATTAAAGGAGTTGGACAAAGAGGTTTCGACGAAAACGATTTGCCAAGCGGTGAAGAAAAAAGAAAACTCTATACCAACGGAAAAAAACTGTTGGAAGAATTAGGCTATATCGAAGTAGGAATGGATCACTTCGCTTTGGAACACGATGACCTTTATCAATCGATGGTTTCCGGCGATATTCACCGAAATTTTATGGGATATTCGTCCAGCAAAACCCAGTTAATGATTGGTTTGGGAATGTCGGCAATTTCAGATTCCTGGTATGCTTTTGCCCAAAATAATAAAAGTGTAGAGGAGTATCAGAAAATCGTAGAAGAAGGAATTATTCCTGTGGTAAAAGGACATGTCTTGAATCAGGAAGATTTAATCATCAGAAAACATATTCTGAATTTAATGTGCCGTCTGGAAACTTCCTGGGATTTGCAAACTGCTTTCCCCGAAATCGAAAATGCGCTGGAAGCCTTAAAAGAAATGGAAACCGATGGCTTGGTAGAAATTGCTGACAATACCATTAAAATAACCGAAAAAGGCCGCGCTTTTACCCGAAATGTAGCGATGACTTTTGATTTAAGAATGATGCGGAACAAACCCGAAACAAGGATTTTTTCGATGACCATATAA
- a CDS encoding WD40/YVTN/BNR-like repeat-containing protein: protein MKKAFGFVLFLLCLNFLFAQKVEFQTLLKDNISIRALQIYDGKVWYSGTDSKFGYVSLKDSADKKQIRLSGENLQFRTLAQNNAYFYAINIESPAYFFRIDKLTLKPEVVHTDSAKNAFYDALYFQGNYFYTFSDPEENLKLKFARFTGNGNFNINYLNKELLDLKKGEAAFAASNTNIASSKKNIWIATGGMVSRIIKMNLKTGKIHLFETPFIQGTSSQGIYSIDFYDENFGIAVGGDYTKQAENINNIATTNDGGKTWQIQASGKNGGYKTCVKFRPKSKGKDMIAVGDQNIEFSNDYGKTWKTISEEKGLYVCEWIDENTAVFAGKNRIVKMKFSNGL from the coding sequence ATGAAAAAAGCTTTCGGTTTCGTGCTCTTTCTTTTATGCTTAAATTTTCTCTTTGCTCAAAAGGTGGAATTTCAAACGTTATTAAAAGATAATATCTCCATTCGTGCCTTGCAGATTTACGATGGAAAAGTATGGTATTCCGGAACAGATTCCAAATTCGGATATGTCAGTTTAAAGGATTCTGCGGATAAAAAGCAAATAAGATTGTCCGGTGAGAATTTGCAGTTTCGCACCTTAGCGCAGAATAATGCTTATTTTTACGCTATTAATATTGAAAGTCCTGCTTACTTTTTTAGAATTGATAAGTTGACGCTGAAACCGGAAGTGGTGCATACCGATAGCGCGAAAAACGCTTTTTATGACGCCCTGTATTTTCAAGGTAATTATTTTTATACTTTCAGCGATCCTGAAGAGAATTTAAAATTGAAATTTGCAAGATTCACCGGCAACGGAAATTTTAATATTAATTATCTTAATAAAGAGCTTTTGGATTTGAAAAAAGGAGAAGCTGCTTTTGCTGCAAGCAATACCAATATAGCTTCTTCCAAGAAAAATATTTGGATAGCGACAGGCGGAATGGTGTCCCGAATAATAAAGATGAATTTGAAAACAGGAAAAATTCATTTATTTGAAACACCATTTATTCAGGGGACTTCTTCCCAAGGAATCTACTCCATCGATTTCTATGATGAAAATTTCGGAATTGCTGTCGGCGGCGATTATACCAAACAAGCAGAAAATATTAATAATATCGCTACCACAAACGATGGCGGAAAAACGTGGCAGATTCAAGCTTCCGGCAAAAATGGCGGTTATAAAACCTGCGTAAAATTCCGTCCGAAATCGAAAGGAAAAGATATGATCGCAGTCGGTGATCAAAATATCGAATTTTCTAATGATTACGGCAAAACCTGGAAAACCATTTCAGAGGAAAAAGGATTGTATGTTTGCGAGTGGATTGATGAAAATACGGCTGTTTTTGCAGGAAAAAACAGGATTGTGAAGATGAAGTTCAGTAATGGTCTTTAG